The genomic DNA GCTTGTAAAGCAACAGGCCGACCTGTTTGCTCAAGCCACTTTTGAAGGAGATTACCAAACGGTAATCAGGTACACATATCCCCGTTTAGTTGCACTATCCGGAGGGGAGGAGAAGATGCATCAGCTTATTACCGACCGGATAGAGACGCTGAAAAAGCAAGGTGCGCTTAGTTTTGAAGGGTCGGTAGGGATGCCGGGTAAGTTTTACCAGGCGGGTGATGAACTGCACTGCCTGCTGCCCGAAGAGCTTGTTATGACCACTTCAGCAGGAAAATATACCGGCCGTACATGGCTACTGGGCATCAGCGGTAACGACGGCAAATCGTGGACGTTTATGGATGTTGGCGCTATGCCTCATAATGTACTGCTAAAGCTCCTGCCAAGCTATAACAATGCGCTTGTTATTCCTCCGCCTGTAAAAATGGAATTTTCTGCTAATTAGCATTCGCATCTGCTATATAATTCAATCTTTTCTTAAATTGGAGTGGATTTACTCTCCTCATTCTATGCAACGAAGAAATTTTCTAAAAACCGGATCATTGGCTGGTCTCACCTTGGGTACACTGGTAACCGCATCATGCACAAGTACTGTTAAAGACTCGAAAGAACAGGGTGGAACAGGTGCTGCAACCACGGATGATTTTGAGCTGAACGAAGCAACCATCGATGATCTTCAGCATAAAATGCAGAGCGGCAGTCATACATCACGATCTATAACGGAGTTGTACCTAAAACGGATTGAGGCTATAGATAAAAGCGGGCCAAAGCTGAACGCAGTAATTGAAGTCAACAAAAATGCATTAGACATGGCCGATGCTATGGACAAAGAACGTAAAAACGGGAAAGTGCGCGGGCCATTACATGGCATACCCGTGCTGATTAAAGACAATATTGATACCGGCGATAATATGCACACCACTGCAGGTTCGCTTGCACTGGGCGATCATTTTGCTAAGCAGGATGCTTTTGTTGTGCATAAATTAAGAGAGGCAGGTGCGGTTTTGCTTGGAAAGACCAACCTGAGCGAATGGGCAAACTTCCGGTCTACACATTCTACCAGCGGCTGGAGCAGCCGTGGGCTGCAAACTAAGAACCCGTATGTGCTGGACCGTAACCCAAGCGGATCAAGCGCTGGTTCGGGTGCTGCCGCTGCTGCAAACTTGTGCGCGGTTGCAGTAGGTACCGAAACCGATGGATCTGTGGTATCACCGTCCTCAGTAAACGGGCTGGTAGGTATAAAGCCTACAGTTGGCCTGCTTAGCCGTACCGGTATTATTCCTATATCAATAACGCAAGATACCGCGGGACCTATGACCCGTACCGTAAAGGATGCCGCTATTTTGCTGGGGATAATGGCAGGAGCTGACCCCAACGACAGCTATACTTTAAAGAGCAAGCCAGAGAAGGATTACACAAAATATTTAGATGTAAACGGGTTAAAGGGAAAACGAATAGGCGTTGAGAAAATAAAGCATCCTGCAAACCCAGGGTTAGAATTGTTGCTTAACGAAGCAATAGCTACGTTGAAAAAGTTAGGTGCAGAGGTGGTAGAAGTAGAGCTTTACGAAAAGCTTAAAGCGGCAGATGGTGCCGAGTTCCAGGTGCTGCTTTATGAATTCAAAGACGGATTAAACAAATATCTTTCTACGGCAGGTGCTTCGGTTAAAAACCTTGCTGATGTAATAGCTTACAATAATACCAACAAAGGTAAAGCGATGCCATTTTTCCAACAGGAAACACTGGAGATGGCTCAGGCTAAGGGCGATCTCAGCAGCAAAGAATACATAGATGCGCTTAAGAAATCAACTGTTGTAAGCCGTAATGCGATAGATAGTATTTTAGCTGACAATAAGCTGGATGCTATATGTGGGGCTACCAATGGCTTTGCAGTATGTATTGACCTAGTGAACGGCGACTATGATAACGGGTTCTCCTTTTCTACTCCGGCAGCCATGGCAGGTTATCCGCATATAACGGTGCCGATGGGTGCCTGGCATGATCTGCCAATGGGCCTGTCGTTCTTCAGCACTGCATGGAAAGAGGGGGAACTAATCTCAATGGCATACGCGTATGAGCAGGCGTCTAAAAAAAGAAGGAAACCTGAATTTAAAACAGGGCTATTTAACTAAACTTATTTTAAGAGGTTAACACGGTCATTACTAAAACAACTATTAACCATATTCGATAATGCCGCAGCCGCTACCAAAAAAGATATTTGCACGCCAGCATGAAATAACGCAGGAGTATTTAAAAGCTATTGACAAGCATCTTGATGATGTGCTGAATGAGCGGGTTACAGACATGTTCGAGATAAGGGACTTTGCGGAACTGCTGCACATCCATCCAACACATCTTAGTAATACCATAAAGCTGGCTACCGGCAAGCATCCATGCTTTTTTATTGAGGAGCGCATAATGGAAATTGCCCGCGAAATGCTCCGTAATCATACCCCAATAAAAGAAGTAGCATATAAACTTACGTTTGATCCTTCAAACTTTACCAAATTCTTTAAGCGTTTCTCGGGCATCACACCTAAGCAATACCGCGAGCAAGTGCTGGAGGCGGAAGTCACCGAGGCGATGTAAACTTTAGCTTTACTGGTTTTCATTACGCGCATCACATCCCTACGGCAACAATACTGAAACTGTCACCATTTTATCGGAACTTATCACCATTTTTTTGGCTTTAGTTTGTTGCACCTTTGTATCAACATCTAAAAATTAAAAAAATGACTACAACAAAAATTGCATTGATAACAGGCGGCAGCAGGGGCCTTGGTAAAAACGCTGCATTGCACTTGGCAGCTAAAGGCATCGACGTAATACTTACTTACCGCAGCAAGCAGGAAGAAGCAGAAGAAGTAGTAAACCAGGTATCTGCAAACGGGCAGACAGCGGCAGCGCTTCAACTGGATACATCAAAGGTAGCAACCTTCGCCGATTTTAAAGAGCGGCTGACTGCGGCGCTTAAGGAGAAATGGGGCAGAGATACGTTCGACTTTCTGGTTAATAATGCAGGTATAGACGCAGCATCACCTTTTGCAAAAACAACCGAAGAGGATTTCGATAACTTGTTTAATGTACACTTCAAAGGCGTTTACTTCTTAACCCAAACGTTGGTTGACACCATAGCCGATGGTGGGCGTATAATAAATATTTCTACAGGCCTTACCCGTTTTGCAACACCGGGCTACGCAGCTTATGCTTCTATGAAGGGCGCCATTGAAGTATTTACCAAGTACCTGGCAAAAGAACTGGGCAGCCGCGGTATTGCAGCCAACCTGGTAGCACCGGGCATTGTAGAAACTGACTTTACCAAGGAGGCGTTTGGAAGTCACCCTGGTATGCACGATTTTATATCGTCAATCACCTCGTTGGGCCGCCCGGGTCAGCCAGATGATATTGGCCCTGTAATAGCATTCCTGTGCACCGAGGATGCGCGCTGGATTAATGCCCAGCGTATAGAAGCATCGGGTGGTATGTTCTTGTAACTAAATGCAGTAATATCTAAATGCGTGAATGTTTATACGTTTGCGCATTTTTATTGCAGACTATTGTTATTTTTAGCTCAGTTTATGGCAGAGCACGAAATAACAAAACACACCAAAAAGATAATAACGGTTGCACGTGGGCATGATGATATTAAACACAAAATTAAAGACATCCTGCTGGAGATAGCAATTATTGTTTTTGCAATAACGCTTTCTTTAATAGTGGAACGCTGGCGTGAAAACAGCGCTGAAAAAACACTGGAGCATAATTTTCTTTCTAATCTCGTAACTGATCTGAAAGAAGATCAAAAGCAACTTGAGGAAGATTCTGCCTCTTACGTAAACATGAAAAAGGCCTTCTCCTACTACCGCGCTGCTTATAGCGGCAAACAACTTAACCCTGACACAGCTTCGCGCATGATTGACTATATGTATAATGTTGTAGGGTTTGTTCCATCAAGCGGGCGATTTGAGGCACTTAAAGCGTCAGGCAAATTGGATGTTATCGAGGATAAAGACCTACAAGTAGAAATTGTGAACCTTTATCAGCAAATTATTCCAAGCCTCGTTGCGTCAACTAATCTGTTTGGTGATTTTAAAGCAAAGTTGGCGGATCATGTTGATCATAATCTTGTTATCAAAAACGGTAAGACCAACATCCAGCAGCTGATGGAAATGCCGCTTACCTATAATTTCCTTAATAGGGATGGTTATATAAATGCGATTATTTATAAGTATCACATCACTCTCGACAGCACCCGAAAGATAATTCGTAAAATAGAAGAAGAGGAAAAGTAATGGAATTTGGCCGTGTTACAGACGATGAACTAAAGTTGGTAGATTTTACGCTGCTACCTGACCCGCAATTTACAACAGATACTTTGCAACAGGCTGGTACTGTCGAGCCCTTACAGGTGCGTGCCGGTTGTGCCAAATGGGGCCGTAAGGAGTGGGTAGGGAAAATATACCCACCCAAAACTAAAGACGCGAACTTTTTAGATGAGTACGTTAAACATTTTAACTGTATAGAGCTAAATGCCACATTTTACAATGTTTATCCTGCTGAAACGATAACCAAGTGGAAACAGAAGGCAGATACTAACCCAGACTTTCGTTTCTGTCCAAAGTTCTCCCAAAGCATCAGCCATATACGTCGTTTAAAAAACGCGGAAGAAATTACCACCGCCTACTATGAAGGCATAATGGCCTTTGGTGATAAATTAGGGCCTTTGTTTTTGCAGTTAAGCGACAACTATACGCCGAAGAGCTTACCAGAACTTACTGCCTACCTGGAGCGACTACCGACAGATATACCAGTGTTTGTAGAGTTAAGGCACAAAGACTGGTTTGCTGTTGATGCCAACAAAGAGGCGGTTTTTAGCTTATTTAGAAGACTGAACATTGGTGCGGTTATAACAGACGCGTCTGGTCGGCGTGATTGTGTGCACATGATGCTGCCTACACCTCATGCTTTTATACGATTTGTAGGAAACAGCCTTGATCCAACAGATTACGCAAGATGTGATGATTGGGTAGAAAGGATAATACAGTGGAAGGAGCAAGGCCTGCAGTCTGTGTGGTTCTTTATGCATCAGCACGATGAAAGGTACAGTCCTGAGTTGTGCGACTATGTAGTAGATAAACTAAATCAGCGATTAGGCTTGAGTTTGCCGCGGCCGCAGTTCATTAGCCGGGATAAGGGCCTGTTTGAGTAGCAACTACCAGTCTAAAGCACGCTTTCTTTTGCGCTTTACATAGTTGCGAATATCCAGAACGATGCCGGCAAAGAAATAAAACATAAGTGGAAAACCTACTGCCAAAAAAGACGAGTAAATAAAAAACAACCTGATCTTAGCAATGGAAACGTTAAAACGCTCGCCCAGGTAAGTGCATACTCCAAAAGAGTAACGCTCAAAAAAGGTGATAATCCGTTGTAACATATCAGTTGGGTTTTAATATTTTAATTCCAACGCCGCATTGCAGACATTTCTTATAATCACAATAGCTATTTTTTAGTTCGAGCAGCGCCTGAGACTCGAAAGCTGTAAAAATGTTCACTCCTAAGTTAGCAAAATTCGCTGTAATGTGGTTATTCTCAGCCGGAATATTTTCCAGCAGCTTCAAGGCGCGGCTCACAAAAAATTGCTGTTGCGTGTATTTGCCGTAAGCAAACAAAAACAAAGCAACTGTATTCAATAGCAAAGTATCAACAGTAGCCTTGCCCAAATGTTTGGTGGCAGTTGGAGAGAGTTTATCAAACCGATAATGATCTGTCCAGTATTGATGAATTTCTAACCCTAAGAACAACTCTCGGAGGTTCTTTACCTCTTTAGTTTCCAGTATCTGCGAAAAGAGATGGGTGCTGCGTACTATCAGCGCGGCAAATTGTGCCAGCCTTATAGTGGGGAAGTTCTGCGGTCGCATTCGCATAAACTTCCATAAATGATTTTCAATTGGTGTGAGATTAAATTTTTTGCGGAGATAGGCGTGTTCCGTTCTAAGCTTTACCGCGTATTCATCGGTAAGACCCTCTGTTAATAATCCCGCTTGGCCAAATATTAGCGCCTCAATTTGCATTGGGTTGTTCTTGTGCTTGGCCAGTATATTTTGAGGGAGAGATTTAGCTAAAAGTTCAAACGGTAAGGCGTTTGTTTTAAAGCCAAAGTTGGCAGCCAGGAACTGGTAAAATGTTTCTTCCCAATCACCCCGGTTTTTTTCTAACGCGGCTGTGACTGCTTCGGCGCGCTTTTCTAACCGTTCAACAAGTATTCTGGTTAGCCAGTTTTGCATTGTAAGCGGGTCAACCCGCTTGATGCTTCCCTCACAAGGTATAACAATGTTTTTGCCAAAAACCAGGTTATGATAACTATGATG from Mucilaginibacter terrenus includes the following:
- a CDS encoding PspC domain-containing protein codes for the protein MLQRIITFFERYSFGVCTYLGERFNVSIAKIRLFFIYSSFLAVGFPLMFYFFAGIVLDIRNYVKRKRKRALDW
- a CDS encoding amidase; translated protein: MQRRNFLKTGSLAGLTLGTLVTASCTSTVKDSKEQGGTGAATTDDFELNEATIDDLQHKMQSGSHTSRSITELYLKRIEAIDKSGPKLNAVIEVNKNALDMADAMDKERKNGKVRGPLHGIPVLIKDNIDTGDNMHTTAGSLALGDHFAKQDAFVVHKLREAGAVLLGKTNLSEWANFRSTHSTSGWSSRGLQTKNPYVLDRNPSGSSAGSGAAAAANLCAVAVGTETDGSVVSPSSVNGLVGIKPTVGLLSRTGIIPISITQDTAGPMTRTVKDAAILLGIMAGADPNDSYTLKSKPEKDYTKYLDVNGLKGKRIGVEKIKHPANPGLELLLNEAIATLKKLGAEVVEVELYEKLKAADGAEFQVLLYEFKDGLNKYLSTAGASVKNLADVIAYNNTNKGKAMPFFQQETLEMAQAKGDLSSKEYIDALKKSTVVSRNAIDSILADNKLDAICGATNGFAVCIDLVNGDYDNGFSFSTPAAMAGYPHITVPMGAWHDLPMGLSFFSTAWKEGELISMAYAYEQASKKRRKPEFKTGLFN
- a CDS encoding DUF2851 family protein yields the protein MLFTEDFLHYVWKFRLFNRIGLYTTDGEELQVYSAGLHNKHAGADFQNARIRIGDETWAGTVELHINSSDWHKHGHSMDGAYDNVILHVVYNHDTPIILPNGRLLPTLELKDRIPGELHHSYHNLVFGKNIVIPCEGSIKRVDPLTMQNWLTRILVERLEKRAEAVTAALEKNRGDWEETFYQFLAANFGFKTNALPFELLAKSLPQNILAKHKNNPMQIEALIFGQAGLLTEGLTDEYAVKLRTEHAYLRKKFNLTPIENHLWKFMRMRPQNFPTIRLAQFAALIVRSTHLFSQILETKEVKNLRELFLGLEIHQYWTDHYRFDKLSPTATKHLGKATVDTLLLNTVALFLFAYGKYTQQQFFVSRALKLLENIPAENNHITANFANLGVNIFTAFESQALLELKNSYCDYKKCLQCGVGIKILKPN
- a CDS encoding SDR family oxidoreductase; translation: MTTTKIALITGGSRGLGKNAALHLAAKGIDVILTYRSKQEEAEEVVNQVSANGQTAAALQLDTSKVATFADFKERLTAALKEKWGRDTFDFLVNNAGIDAASPFAKTTEEDFDNLFNVHFKGVYFLTQTLVDTIADGGRIINISTGLTRFATPGYAAYASMKGAIEVFTKYLAKELGSRGIAANLVAPGIVETDFTKEAFGSHPGMHDFISSITSLGRPGQPDDIGPVIAFLCTEDARWINAQRIEASGGMFL
- a CDS encoding DUF72 domain-containing protein, with protein sequence MEFGRVTDDELKLVDFTLLPDPQFTTDTLQQAGTVEPLQVRAGCAKWGRKEWVGKIYPPKTKDANFLDEYVKHFNCIELNATFYNVYPAETITKWKQKADTNPDFRFCPKFSQSISHIRRLKNAEEITTAYYEGIMAFGDKLGPLFLQLSDNYTPKSLPELTAYLERLPTDIPVFVELRHKDWFAVDANKEAVFSLFRRLNIGAVITDASGRRDCVHMMLPTPHAFIRFVGNSLDPTDYARCDDWVERIIQWKEQGLQSVWFFMHQHDERYSPELCDYVVDKLNQRLGLSLPRPQFISRDKGLFE
- a CDS encoding helix-turn-helix domain-containing protein, with product MPQPLPKKIFARQHEITQEYLKAIDKHLDDVLNERVTDMFEIRDFAELLHIHPTHLSNTIKLATGKHPCFFIEERIMEIAREMLRNHTPIKEVAYKLTFDPSNFTKFFKRFSGITPKQYREQVLEAEVTEAM